The DNA sequence CAATGTGGATACAACCCCAAGTCGAGAACAACTAAAAACGAAGCAACAATCAAAAAAACAAGAGTATATATCCAAAAGAAATGATTTACGAACCTTGAAGACACTAAAGATCGAAGCGACAGCAAAAGGCCAGGGATAACCAGCAAATAGCAAGCTGTTGAAATATCCATTTTTAAGCCATAACCAAAAATTCCAATAATTTCTGAAATAGACAAATGGCTCGTTTGATCAAAATTAAATATCAGGAAAAAAGCTTTGGCCAGCCAGAAGAAAATCATCCAGAATATGAAATATTTGAATAACCGAACAATCTGATTTAGTACAAATGTCATTCTTATTAAAATAATTAGGTATAAAAAGTCTGCAAATATAAAAAACTGCTTCTTATGACTTTACTAACCTTACAATTAAAACAAATAAAAAGCAGGTAAGTAAACTTCAAAAGAGCTAACGTTCTGTTAAACTTCAAATATTCATCGTCATGCTGATTTTTTTTCAGCATCTCATCCATTATCAGCACTTTCCGAAACAAGCCTTCTACGTGAACTCAGTCGAACGTTCGGACTTCCCGTCATATAAGTACTTAACACAATACTAGTTTACTTCCGATCAACTTTTTGCATCCGATTCATGTCAAAATGAGTCATCTGATTTGCATTCGCTAACAAATTGGGAGATTTATTCCTTGAAACAGAAAATATAAAGGATAAATATCCGGCTTCATCATCACTCTTCCCCAGAAACAAACTTCAATAAATACAAAATCAAACAAAATAGTCACTATTTACATTTTATTTTATTTAAGTATGTATTTATATCTTTTTTCTACTTTATAGCCATCTTTACAATCTATTTGAAATTCAATCAAAACAACTTTACTATTTGATAACCAAACTGTTATATATTCAGTTTTAAAAATACAATTTTTAATAAAATTCGAATATAACCCCATTTTTTTAATCATTTTTCCATTTTTTATACACTTTCAACGACAACATACCCTATTTTTTAGGCATTTGTTTGTTAATTTATCTTTAATTAAGACACAGACCCTATTTTTAAACTTTAGATTTTTAAAAATATACATACTTTTGACAAAGGATAAAAACAAAGGGGCAACTCAAAAAAAATATATATACTTTTTTTTAAACACCCCATTTTTTTTCAAAGTTGAATGACATTAAAACATAAATAGAAGTTTAACCCTAAAATCAAGTATCATGAAAAAGAAAATTACCCTTATCGTTTTTACTCTTCTTGCTATTTGCACATTGAATGTAAAAGCACAAGAAGAAGAAAAGGCATCGCCATTTACTGCTGGTGCAGACTTTTACAGCAACTACGTTTGGAGAGGCTCATTATTAGGCACAGGACCTGCTTTCCAACCTTCTGTAAAATACAGTACAGGTGGATTAACTATTGGAGTATGGGGATCATTTGATGCAGCAGGTTATGCTGAAGCAGATCCATATATCTCTTACGCATTTTCAAGCGGTCTTAGCTTAGGTATAACCGATTATTATTATCCAAGAGCTGGCGGATCTTTCACAGCCGATTCGACAAATGCTGTTGAGCTTAATCTGGGATATACAGTCGGGGGTTTAAGTTTAAGTGCGAATTACATCTTAAACGAAGCATCTGTTGCTGCATCGGCAGGTAAAGACAAATACTTTCAGGCTGCATACGCCTTTAAAAACTGCAGCCTTACAGTTGGTGCCGGTGATGGATGGCATACTTCTGATGGAAAATTCAATATATGCAACATTGGCATTGGCACAGGAAAAGTAATCAAAATCACTGATAGCTTTTCGATACCTGTTACCGGGCAAGTTGTATTCAATCCTGAAAAGAACCAGATGTTTATGGTTGTAGGATTCAGTCTATAATTAACGATCAATATTTAAATAAAATATCATGAAGAAAATTGAAGCTATTATACGCAAAACCAAATTCGAAGATGTAAAAGAAGCGCTTACCGAAGCTGGTATTGAATTCTTTTCCTTCTGGGATGTACGTGGAATTGGCCAAACCAGAGAAGGACGTGTTTACAGAGGTGTTGTTTACGACACCAGCACCATTGAGCGTACAATCCTCTCCATTATCGTTCGCGACAAGAATGTTGAAAAAACAGTTCTTGCAATCATGACTTCAGCGAGAACAGGAGAAATTGGCGACGGAAAGATTTTCGTCTCAAAAATCGACGAATCTTACCGCATACGAACCGGGGAATTTGGCGACGATTCATTATTCATTAAAGGAAAAGAAATTTAATCAACTGAAATTATACAATCATGGATGAAGTAACACTCACGTCTTTAGCCAAGTCCGCAGCGGAGATGGCCAGATCAATAGATACAGTTTGGGTACTTGTTACCGCAGCATTAGTATTTTTTATGCAGGCTGGTTTTGCTTTTGTTGAAGCAGGTTTCACCCGATCAAAAAATACAGTAAATATTCTTTATAAAAACCTGATGGATTTTGCTGTTGGTGCAATAATCTTTTGGGCGCTCGGATTCGGATTAATGTTTGGAACCGACATCAGTGGATTCATTGGTACTCCAGACTTGTTTTTCAAGAGTGGATGGAGCGGAGCGATTCCAGGTGAAGCATTTTTGATTTTCCAAACCGTATTTGCAGCAACAGCCGCAACTATTGTTTCCGGAGCAATGGCTGAACGTACCGAATTCAAATCATACCTTATTTACTCTTTTGTAATTTCAGCCGTAATTTATCCAGTATCTGGTCACTGGATCTGGGGCGGAGGATGGTTGTCACAAATGACAACTCCTTTCCACGATTTTGCAGGATCAACAGTTGTTCACATGCTTGGTGGAGTAATTGCATTAACAGGTGCTTTAGCTTTAGGTCCTCGTATTGGTAAATATGATGGCAAAAAGGTCAACGCTATTCCAGGGCATAACATCCCTTACGGAACTCTAGGTGTATTTATCCTTTGGTTAGGATGGTTCGGATTTAATCCCGGATCACAATTAGCCGCTTCAGGTTCTGCAAACGCTGATGCCATTTCTCATATTTTTATTACAACCAACATGGCTGGAGCCGCCGGAGCATTGGCCGGATTAGCAATCAGCTGGCTTCGTTGGGGCAAACCTAGTTTAAGTTTCGCATTGAACGGCGCATTAGCCGGACTGGTTGCTGTTACCGCAGGTTGTGATGCTGTATCAGCCTCAGGAGCAATTGCCATCGGCCTTATCGCAGGAGTCGTATTGGTCTATGCAGTAAGTTATATCGATAATACACTTCGGATTGATGATCCAGTTGGTGCCGTTTCTGTTCATGGAATTTGTGGTGGATTGGGAACAATTATGGTTGGCTTATTCTCTCAAACAGGTGGTTTATTTTACGGCCACGGCGCAGCTTTATTA is a window from the Aquipluma nitroreducens genome containing:
- a CDS encoding TorF family putative porin, with the translated sequence MKKKITLIVFTLLAICTLNVKAQEEEKASPFTAGADFYSNYVWRGSLLGTGPAFQPSVKYSTGGLTIGVWGSFDAAGYAEADPYISYAFSSGLSLGITDYYYPRAGGSFTADSTNAVELNLGYTVGGLSLSANYILNEASVAASAGKDKYFQAAYAFKNCSLTVGAGDGWHTSDGKFNICNIGIGTGKVIKITDSFSIPVTGQVVFNPEKNQMFMVVGFSL
- a CDS encoding P-II family nitrogen regulator — its product is MKKIEAIIRKTKFEDVKEALTEAGIEFFSFWDVRGIGQTREGRVYRGVVYDTSTIERTILSIIVRDKNVEKTVLAIMTSARTGEIGDGKIFVSKIDESYRIRTGEFGDDSLFIKGKEI
- a CDS encoding ammonium transporter, with product MDEVTLTSLAKSAAEMARSIDTVWVLVTAALVFFMQAGFAFVEAGFTRSKNTVNILYKNLMDFAVGAIIFWALGFGLMFGTDISGFIGTPDLFFKSGWSGAIPGEAFLIFQTVFAATAATIVSGAMAERTEFKSYLIYSFVISAVIYPVSGHWIWGGGWLSQMTTPFHDFAGSTVVHMLGGVIALTGALALGPRIGKYDGKKVNAIPGHNIPYGTLGVFILWLGWFGFNPGSQLAASGSANADAISHIFITTNMAGAAGALAGLAISWLRWGKPSLSFALNGALAGLVAVTAGCDAVSASGAIAIGLIAGVVLVYAVSYIDNTLRIDDPVGAVSVHGICGGLGTIMVGLFSQTGGLFYGHGAALLITQIIGVAAVAAFAFIAGFILFKVLKSTVGLRVPKRIEEEGLDIYEHGESAYN